The genomic window TCTTCAATTTCAACTCTCATGAACTCTGAAAGAGTCATTTCCTTCTCCTCCCCTGTGAATATAACAAGTGATGCGTCAATAGTTAAAAGAATTGCAGTTATATCTGACCATGGATAGTTTCTTGCCACACTTCCGCCAAAGGTTATTACATTTCTTATGATAGGAGTTGCAATCTCAGAGAAAACCTCTGTCAGTTTTCCTTTAAATAACTTTCCAACCACCAAGGATTTTTGAGCTTCACCGATGGTAGTTTTAGCACCAATCTTTATATTTTCCTCATCCTCTTCTATATAGGAGAGACCGAGATTTTCAAGATCTATAAGGTATTCAATATCCTTTGGACTCCTCCATATGATATCAAGTCCACCACCCACAACCCTTGCAGATTTACCCTTTTTTTTGAGTAAATCCAAAGCCTCATTTAAAGATTCTGGATAAAAATACTCCTTTACATTTTTTAACATCCTTCCTCCTTTCTTCTCATAAAATCATAGATTTCCTCCTTGGAAGGAATATATACTCCAAGCTTCGTTGTAGATAATGCACCAGAAGAGTTGGCAAAACCAGCTGCCTCTTTCAAACTACCTGATTCAAGATACTTGTACACAAAGGATGCATTGAAGATATCCCCTGCTCCTGTGGTATCTACTGATCTTACAGGTATTCCTGAAGATACTATCTTTTCTTCTCCTGTAATTACCATTGCGCCATTTTCACCCATTTTAATCACGAAGACCTTTCCTTCATCTATAAGTTTATACTTAAATTCATCCTCAATCAAAGAAAACTCCCTTAAATTTGAAAATATTACATTACTTCTCTTCATAATGTAATAGACTGCATCTATAAACCCTTCTATTTCCTCACCTATCCTTATCTGTGTGTCAAAAAATAACCTTAGTCTCTTCTTACTTATAAAATCCACAACTTCTCTTAACCTCTTCTGGGAGGTTTTACCTGTTAAAATTCCTCCTGAAATATACACAGCTAAAAAGTTTGAGAAATCTATCTCCTTCAATTTCTTAGTGTCAATCTCTTCGTATGCTACATCTTTGATACCAGCAAATGTTGTTCTCTCTCCCTCTTCATTCACTATTGCAACAATAAGTGCAGTTTTTTTATTTACCCTATCAACAAAATCCTTCCTAACTTTAAAACTATCAAGGTGTCTCTCAATAATGTGTGAGAAAATATCGTTCCCCAAGGGAGTAAAATAAAAAACCTCACATCCAAGATTGGAAAGTGCGCAGGAAAAATTAACACCTGTGCCAGCAGGTGTGATCTTTATATCTTCTGGAACTATATTTTTGTCTCTTTCAAACTGGAAATTTCCTTTTATTGTGATATCCACACAGTTATCACCAATCACTAAAATTTGCATTTCCTTACCCTTTCAACAAAAAGTTCTACCTTTTTAATATCTTTTCTTCCATTACCTCCCTGAATGTCAAGGGAAGTTTTTGCATCAACTCCAGATGGCTTTACCTTTTTTATGGCTTCACACACATTATCAGGTGAGAGGCCGCCTCCAAGAATAACAGGTTTTTTTACACTCTCAACGATTTTTCTACTTACACTCCAGTCATGTGTTTTTCCTGTGGCACCGATAAAACCGGGCATCTGTTTACTCTCCCCGGGTGTATCAAGAATGAAAGAATCCACTAAATCTTCAAACATAATAGCTTTATCTATGGATTCCTCTCCTGAAACAGGTATAGCAAGAAGTATCTTACTCTTTACACTCTTTCTAAGTTTAATTAGATAATCTCTTTCCACCATATAGCATATGTGTAAGTAATCTGGTTCTGTAAATTCTATAACAGGAACTATCTCTTCTATCTTCTTTACATCAAGGATAAGGCTTGTTTCTTTAGCTTGTTCTCTTATAAAACTTATAAGTTCCTTTGCTTTCTTGTAGGAGACAATTCCTTTCTCTACATTCCCAGTTTTTGAAGCTACAATTCCCAACCTATCCACTCCAAGTTCACACAATTTTTCTGCATCATATAGATTGTTTATCGCATAAATTTGAATTAACATAGCAATTCTATTTTAATGCGAAGCAATTACTTTTGTCAATTTTTACATCTTGACAATGATAATTAAGGAATTATAAAATAGAAATCAGTAAAACAAGCCAAGGAGGTGTTAAATGAAAAAATTTGGTGGGATTCTGGCAATCTTGGTGATTGTTCTTCTCCTGTTCACTTCTTTTGCCATTTCGTGCGCTCCCGAGGAAGAGAAACCAAGCGAGCAACCAACCCAAACTCAGGAGAAGAAAATCAAAGCTGGTTTTATCTATGTTGGTCCAGTAGGAGATTATGGGTGGACAACTGCTCATGATGTGGGAAGGAAGTATGTGGAGGAAAAATTCCCGTGGCTTGAGACGGTATATGTTGAGTCAGTCGCAGAGGGTGATGCTGCAAGAGTTATTGACAGATTGGTGAACGAAGAGAAATGTGATATCATATTTACCACAAGTTTTGGGTATATGGATGAAACTATTAAAGCTGCAGAGAAGTATCCAGATGTGATATTTGAGCACTGTTCCGGATATAAGAGAGCAAAGAATGCAGGCACTTACTTTGCTGAGCTTTATCAGATGTACTATCTTAATGGTTTAATGGCAGGGGCGTTGACAAAGACAAATAAAGCAGGGTATGTTGCGGCATATCCAACACCTGAAGTTGTAAGACATATAAATGCCTATGCTCTTGGTGTAAAAGAGGTGAATCCAGATGCAAAGGTTTATGTAAGATGGCTGTTCTCATGGTATGATCCAGCAAAGGCAAGGGAAGCTGCTGAGTCATTGATAGCTGAGGGCGTAGATTGTCTTGCCTTTACAGAGGATTCAACAGCTGTTGTTGAAGTTGGAGAGGAACATACAAAGAAGGGACAGCAGATATACACATTCTCTCACTACAGTCCAATGCAGAAGTTTGGACCAGATACAGTGGTTTCCGGTCAGTTAGTGGATTGGGGAATAATGTATGAGGAGATTTTGAGGAGAGTGTACACAAACACATGGGATAACAGAGATTACTGGTGGCTTGCAAAAGAGGGAGCATGTGATCTTGGAGGTGAATTTGGCACTCCAATAAATCCGAAGTTTGTAGATGAGCTCAAGGCAAAAAGGGTAAAGGATCCAATATTTGGGGAAATAAGTGTGTATGATCTCGTTATGAAGAGGTTGGAACAGATGAAGGAGCCAACAATTCTTTTTGATCCATTCACCGGCCCAATTTATGACCAAAAAGGCACAATGAGACTAAAACCAGAAGAGAGGGCAAGCCACGATCTCTTATGGAGTATAGATTGGTTTGTTGATAATGTAGTGGGAGAGATTCCAAAGTAGTCAAATGGATTTTGTGTAAAGAGGGGGTCT from Caldisericia bacterium includes these protein-coding regions:
- a CDS encoding FAD binding domain-containing protein; amino-acid sequence: MLKNVKEYFYPESLNEALDLLKKKGKSARVVGGGLDIIWRSPKDIEYLIDLENLGLSYIEEDEENIKIGAKTTIGEAQKSLVVGKLFKGKLTEVFSEIATPIIRNVITFGGSVARNYPWSDITAILLTIDASLVIFTGEEKEMTLSEFMRVEIEEFLDEAIIKEVRIKKFDPSYHFSYIRFTRTASDIPLLNEGMLLKFDKEKRVEDAIVVIGARPFGPTRMETVEEFLLGKTLTDEVIGKAKELVMETVKVADDMRISGDYRRELSGVLTKRNLMRIREEI
- a CDS encoding carbohydrate kinase family protein; its protein translation is MQILVIGDNCVDITIKGNFQFERDKNIVPEDIKITPAGTGVNFSCALSNLGCEVFYFTPLGNDIFSHIIERHLDSFKVRKDFVDRVNKKTALIVAIVNEEGERTTFAGIKDVAYEEIDTKKLKEIDFSNFLAVYISGGILTGKTSQKRLREVVDFISKKRLRLFFDTQIRIGEEIEGFIDAVYYIMKRSNVIFSNLREFSLIEDEFKYKLIDEGKVFVIKMGENGAMVITGEEKIVSSGIPVRSVDTTGAGDIFNASFVYKYLESGSLKEAAGFANSSGALSTTKLGVYIPSKEEIYDFMRRKEEGC
- a CDS encoding phosphoribosylanthranilate isomerase, translated to MLIQIYAINNLYDAEKLCELGVDRLGIVASKTGNVEKGIVSYKKAKELISFIREQAKETSLILDVKKIEEIVPVIEFTEPDYLHICYMVERDYLIKLRKSVKSKILLAIPVSGEESIDKAIMFEDLVDSFILDTPGESKQMPGFIGATGKTHDWSVSRKIVESVKKPVILGGGLSPDNVCEAIKKVKPSGVDAKTSLDIQGGNGRKDIKKVELFVERVRKCKF
- a CDS encoding BMP family ABC transporter substrate-binding protein, with amino-acid sequence MKKFGGILAILVIVLLLFTSFAISCAPEEEKPSEQPTQTQEKKIKAGFIYVGPVGDYGWTTAHDVGRKYVEEKFPWLETVYVESVAEGDAARVIDRLVNEEKCDIIFTTSFGYMDETIKAAEKYPDVIFEHCSGYKRAKNAGTYFAELYQMYYLNGLMAGALTKTNKAGYVAAYPTPEVVRHINAYALGVKEVNPDAKVYVRWLFSWYDPAKAREAAESLIAEGVDCLAFTEDSTAVVEVGEEHTKKGQQIYTFSHYSPMQKFGPDTVVSGQLVDWGIMYEEILRRVYTNTWDNRDYWWLAKEGACDLGGEFGTPINPKFVDELKAKRVKDPIFGEISVYDLVMKRLEQMKEPTILFDPFTGPIYDQKGTMRLKPEERASHDLLWSIDWFVDNVVGEIPK